One genomic segment of Misgurnus anguillicaudatus chromosome 25, ASM2758022v2, whole genome shotgun sequence includes these proteins:
- the cdv3 gene encoding protein CDV3 homolog isoform X2: MIVSSESDEKEEEEYEKEEVGEDGEIILVSGDKFSGPWNKPGAPPTAAPVEEVEVPEAKSSGVYRPPGARLTTTKKAPTQGPPEIYNDAQFPSLLSTARHVETRKDREIEKTFEVVKHKSRAREGEGPSSTQQLQLDNQYAILGDK, from the exons atgATTGTTTCTTCTGAAAGTGATGAGAAAGAAGAGGAGGAATATGAGAAAGAGGAGGTGGGAGAGGATGGTGAGATCATACTGGTCAGCGGTGATAAATTCTCTGGACCCTGGAACAAACCAGGCGCCCCTCCTACAGCTGCTCCTG TCGAGGAAGTGGAGGTCCCGGAAGCCAAGTCATCTGGCGTCTATCGTCCCCCAGGAGCCCGGTTAACAACCACCAAGAAAGCTCCAACTCAAGGGCCCCCAGAGATCTACAATGATGCCCAGTTCCCCTCTCTCCTCTCCACTGCCAGACATGTGGAGACTCGCAAG GACAGAGAGATTGAGAAGACTTTTGAGGTGGTCAAGCACAAAAGCCGAGCCAGAGAAGGTGAAGGTCCAAGCTCCACGCAGCAACTACAGTTAGATAACCAGTACGCCATCCTGGGTGACAAATAA